From Streptomyces sp. NBC_00683, one genomic window encodes:
- a CDS encoding septum formation family protein — MSFGATSRSLRGISVVVALLAVGAAGCSDAIDSAKDGAKKVARQRSVFSLAPGDCYNPNSKAETEEFAIEIVPCEEAHEGQVVGEFTIDDKGAYPGDDEVAVIADERCPVEAQKFAPDNWALPAGVDVFYYHPTKESWATGDRGVSCAYTKDSGKLSGSLKSAPLKADQLAYLKGSNGVYDALWMNQPEADQIENDLPGYKKQAKAVAAALDAHLKGLRNIEQPETGKLRVKLEKAAGDWKKAASAADTDAFYIAYDVAFTGIDPSKTVAARKELNLATTVPADEAEVWAG; from the coding sequence ATGTCTTTCGGTGCCACGTCCCGTTCCCTGCGCGGTATATCTGTTGTCGTCGCCCTTCTCGCAGTCGGTGCGGCGGGATGCTCCGACGCCATCGACAGCGCCAAGGACGGCGCGAAGAAGGTCGCCCGCCAGCGCTCGGTCTTCTCGCTCGCCCCCGGCGACTGCTACAACCCGAACAGCAAGGCCGAGACCGAGGAATTCGCGATCGAGATCGTGCCGTGCGAGGAGGCCCACGAGGGCCAGGTCGTCGGCGAGTTCACGATCGACGACAAGGGTGCCTACCCGGGTGACGACGAGGTCGCGGTGATCGCCGACGAACGCTGCCCCGTCGAGGCGCAGAAGTTCGCCCCGGACAACTGGGCGCTGCCCGCAGGCGTCGACGTCTTCTACTACCACCCCACCAAGGAGAGCTGGGCGACGGGCGACCGCGGTGTGAGCTGCGCCTACACCAAGGATTCGGGCAAGCTTTCCGGCTCGTTGAAGAGCGCCCCCCTCAAGGCCGACCAGCTCGCGTACCTCAAGGGTTCGAACGGCGTCTACGACGCCCTGTGGATGAACCAGCCCGAGGCCGACCAGATCGAGAACGACCTCCCCGGATACAAGAAGCAGGCCAAGGCGGTCGCCGCCGCGCTCGACGCCCACCTCAAGGGTCTGCGGAACATCGAGCAGCCGGAGACCGGCAAGCTGCGCGTCAAGCTGGAGAAGGCCGCCGGGGACTGGAAGAAGGCCGCATCGGCCGCCGACACGGATGCCTTCTACATCGCCTACGACGTGGCCTTCACCGGCATCGACCCGAGCAAGACGGTCGCCGCCCGCAAGGAACTGAACCTCGCCACGACGGTCCCGGCCGACGAGGCCGAGGTCTGGGCCGGCTGA
- a CDS encoding alpha/beta fold hydrolase — MAGAPHPEPGTFLSPSPAPSPSRASGLHPVAEQGEHDVPLRHRVIHGYRRAYRMAGSGPAILLIHGIGDSSATWADLIPDLARNHTVIAPDLLGHGASDKPRADYSVAAYANGIRDLLGVLGIERATLVGHSLGGGVAMQFAYQYPERTDRLILVSAGGVGREVNPVLRAVSLPGADLMLSTLRLPGMRSQVGLFTWLIKVLDTDLGQDAGELLHLVDALPDATSRSAFISTLRAVVDWRGQVVTMLDRCYLTQGMPTLLLWGSRDSVVPVQHAYGAHAAMPGSRLEIFEGAGHFPFHADPVRFRTLVEDFMRTTAPADWSQERWRELLRSGRPGSPGGAPDAAYDRAVDRNLREASERSAT, encoded by the coding sequence ATGGCCGGCGCACCCCACCCCGAACCAGGAACGTTCCTGTCCCCGTCCCCCGCCCCGTCCCCGTCCCGCGCGAGCGGTCTGCATCCGGTCGCGGAACAGGGCGAGCACGATGTCCCGCTGCGCCACCGCGTGATCCACGGTTACCGCCGCGCGTACCGGATGGCCGGGTCGGGCCCCGCGATCCTGCTCATCCACGGCATCGGCGACTCCTCCGCGACCTGGGCCGACCTGATCCCCGACCTGGCCCGCAACCACACGGTGATCGCCCCGGACCTCCTCGGCCACGGCGCCTCGGACAAGCCCAGGGCGGACTACTCGGTGGCCGCCTACGCGAACGGGATCCGGGACCTCCTGGGTGTCCTCGGCATCGAACGCGCCACCCTGGTCGGTCACTCGCTCGGCGGGGGAGTGGCCATGCAGTTCGCGTACCAGTACCCCGAGCGCACCGACCGCCTGATCCTCGTGAGCGCGGGCGGGGTGGGACGCGAGGTCAACCCGGTCCTGCGGGCGGTGTCCCTGCCCGGCGCCGACCTGATGCTGTCCACGCTCCGCCTGCCCGGCATGCGCAGCCAGGTCGGCCTCTTCACGTGGCTGATCAAAGTGCTCGACACCGACCTGGGCCAGGACGCCGGGGAGCTGCTCCACCTCGTGGACGCCCTCCCGGACGCCACGTCCCGCAGCGCCTTCATCAGCACGCTGCGGGCGGTGGTCGACTGGCGGGGCCAGGTGGTCACCATGCTGGACCGCTGCTACCTGACCCAGGGCATGCCCACCCTGCTGCTGTGGGGATCCCGGGACAGCGTGGTCCCCGTCCAGCACGCCTACGGAGCCCACGCGGCCATGCCCGGCAGCCGCCTGGAGATCTTCGAGGGCGCGGGCCACTTCCCCTTCCACGCCGACCCGGTCCGCTTCCGCACCCTGGTCGAGGACTTCATGCGCACGACGGCCCCTGCGGACTGGAGCCAGGAACGCTGGCGCGAACTCCTGCGCAGCGGCCGCCCGGGCAGCCCCGGCGGCGCTCCGGACGCCGCGTACGACCGCGCGGTCGACCGGAACCTGCGCGAGGCGAGCGAGCGGAGCGCCACCTGA
- a CDS encoding ATP-grasp domain-containing protein, which produces MVSPVRIWLNRTYAENVFFIDQLRDNPEKRPVAIHATHGDPDSPVLAAADTAAPEPEGLSPAGYVEFALDQCARRAVDVFVPVLHQAAIAAHRAEFAALGTTLIAPPAEASALFQDKATAYETVAAAGIPVPPWWRVRTEDELLAAVDAIEADGGKACFKPAAGAGGVGFRIVTRAPFSLLHLGGFPSPYVPLDLIVEALRRSDRSVDWLVMPRLDEPEVSVDCLTGPDGGVRMAVGRTKNGRRRGFTLRPSWIDPARLIAHTFGLHWLTNIQFRVYEGRPVLMDVNTRPAGGLHQLSQCGLNAPWAAVSLALGNDPGDLTPGFLGEDYSVIAGPRALRPVVLPGQRSEEPTVGLPAPGEVPVTL; this is translated from the coding sequence ATGGTCTCTCCCGTACGTATATGGCTCAACCGCACGTACGCGGAGAACGTCTTCTTCATCGATCAGCTCCGAGATAATCCGGAGAAGCGGCCGGTCGCGATTCATGCCACCCACGGGGATCCCGACTCCCCCGTCCTCGCAGCAGCCGACACCGCCGCACCCGAACCCGAGGGGCTCTCCCCCGCCGGCTACGTCGAGTTCGCGCTGGACCAGTGCGCCAGGCGTGCCGTCGACGTCTTCGTCCCCGTCCTTCACCAGGCGGCGATCGCCGCGCACCGTGCGGAGTTCGCGGCACTCGGTACCACGCTGATCGCCCCGCCCGCGGAAGCCTCCGCGCTCTTCCAGGACAAGGCGACCGCGTACGAGACGGTCGCGGCGGCCGGAATTCCCGTGCCTCCGTGGTGGCGGGTGCGGACCGAGGACGAACTGCTCGCGGCCGTCGATGCGATCGAGGCCGATGGCGGCAAGGCCTGCTTCAAGCCGGCCGCCGGTGCGGGCGGGGTCGGTTTCCGTATCGTCACCCGGGCCCCGTTCTCCCTGCTCCACCTGGGCGGGTTCCCGAGCCCGTACGTACCGCTGGACCTCATCGTCGAGGCCCTGCGCCGCAGCGACCGGTCCGTGGACTGGCTCGTGATGCCGCGCCTGGACGAGCCGGAGGTGTCCGTCGACTGTCTCACCGGGCCGGACGGCGGGGTACGGATGGCTGTGGGGCGTACGAAGAACGGGCGCCGTCGCGGGTTCACGCTCCGCCCGTCGTGGATCGACCCCGCCCGGCTGATCGCCCACACGTTCGGGCTGCATTGGCTCACGAACATCCAGTTCCGTGTGTACGAGGGCCGACCCGTCCTGATGGACGTCAACACGCGCCCGGCCGGCGGACTGCACCAGCTGTCCCAGTGCGGCCTGAACGCGCCCTGGGCTGCGGTGAGTCTGGCGCTCGGCAACGACCCCGGCGATCTGACCCCGGGCTTCCTGGGCGAGGACTACTCCGTGATCGCCGGGCCGCGTGCGCTCCGGCCGGTGGTACTGCCCGGGCAGCGGTCGGAGGAGCCCACCGTCGGCCTTCCGGCACCCGGCGAAGTCCCCGTGACACTCTGA